In one Apostichopus japonicus isolate 1M-3 chromosome 18, ASM3797524v1, whole genome shotgun sequence genomic region, the following are encoded:
- the LOC139958664 gene encoding steroid 17-alpha-hydroxylase/17,20 lyase-like isoform X3 — translation MLITASLCGTALAFYYLKEQYDYRIQRVPPGPTSIPFIGNVLSIDYKSPHLTMIELAKRYGDIFSLKVGSQRVVILNNAHLIREAYRGMHISHRPDFFSMQYLVGEKGFLTCKDEHKWQLHTAICKQAIRVMNSSNLWEKIHKEAMELVSVIDERGGKPFDPQFDLYIASLNIICNLVFGERYNNKDPELSEILDYSEEIIKVISPVHPVNAFPWLRHFPNKWFNALFRAKGKRDRILTKKYIEHVANFKEDNVTDMLYALLASTKEAVDSNNSDALDVLTPEHVITNMWLIFFAGTDTMANTLQWSLLYMAVFQKKQSKLQDELDNTLGKDGRVSLENKRKLPYLQAVIWEILRYCSLSVLGVPHAAAIDTHVSGYFIPKGTQVMANFWAIHHNEQYWDEPHEFMPERFLTPEGHLRGLSDFPFFMPFSTGQRRCMGQTIAQAELLVLLGTLLQKFTFELPEDVEADLEGEAMFSLIPKPYKIIARRRDV, via the exons ATGCTAATTACGGCATCGCTTTGTGGAACTGCCCTGGCGTTCTACTACCTGAAAGAGCAGTATGATTACAGAATTCAGAGAGTACCACCAGGGCCGACCTCCATACCCTTCATAGGCAACGTCCTCAGCATCGACTACAAGTCGCCCCATCTCACCATGATTGAACTAGCCAAGAGATACGGCGACATTTTCAGTCTCAAAGTGGGTTCTCAGAGGGTGGTGATTTTGAACAATGCACATCTGATAAGGGAAGCTTACAGAGGCATGCACATATCGCATCGACCAGATTTCTTCAGTATGCAGTACTTGGTAGGAGAGAAGGGCTTTCTAACGTGTAAAGACGAACACAAATGGCAGCTTCATACAGCAATATGTAAACAGGCCATTAGGGTCATGAACAGTTCTAACCTCTGGGAAAAGATTCACAAGGAAGCCATGGAGTTAGTCTCGGTCATCGACGAGAGGGGCGGTAAACCGTTCGACCCGCAATTCGACTTGTACATTGCCTCTTTAAACATTATCTGTAACCTTGTCTTCGGCGAGCGTTACAACAACAAAGATCCAGAACTGAGCGAAATATTGGATTATTCCGAGGAAATAATCAAAGTGATATCGCCCGTACACCCGGTCAATGCTTTCCCTTGGCTGAGACATTTCCCAAACAAATGGTTCAACGCACTTTTCAGAGCAAAAGGGAAGAGGGACAGAATTCTAACCAAGAAATACATTGAACATGTTGCAAATTTCAAAGAGGATAACGTAACCGACATGCTCTATGCTCTTCTGGCATCGACGAAAGAGGCAGTTGATTCCAACAACTCGGACGCTCTCGATGTACTGACACCGGAACATGTTATTACAAACATGTGGCTCATCTTCTTTGCAG GAACTGACACAATGGCAAACACATTGCAGTGGAGTCTTCTTTACATGGCTGTTTTCCAAAAGAAGCAGAGCAAGTTACAGGATGAGTTGGATAATACTCTGGGAAAAGATGGTCGTGTATCACtggaaaacaaaaggaaattaCCATATCTTC AGGCAGTCATCTGGGAGATTTTGAGGTACTGTTCCCTATCGGTTCTAGGTGTGCCCCATGCAGCTGCTATTGATACCCATGTGAGTGGCTACTTCATCCCTAAAG GAACGCAAGTAATGGCCAACTTTTGGGCAATTCACCATAACGAACAGTACTGGGATGAACCACATGAATTCATGCCAGAGAGGTTTCTTACTCCGGAGGGGCACTTACGCGGTTTGAGCGACTTCCCTTTCTTCATGCCCTTCTCAACGGGACAGAGGCGGTGTATGGGACAGACGATCGCACAGGCCGAACTTCTGGTACTCCTAGGGACCCTCCTACAAAAGTTTACTTTTGAACTACCTGAAGATGTAGAAGCAGACTTGGAGGGCGAGGCGATGTTTTCTCTCATTCCTAAACCGTACAAGATCATAGCTCGAAGACGGGATGTATGA
- the LOC139958664 gene encoding steroid 17-alpha-hydroxylase/17,20 lyase-like isoform X1 — MGATQSACVNCGYEPPTLDFIPHSLNSNLTEIDQTTKMLITASLCGTALAFYYLKEQYDYRIQRVPPGPTSIPFIGNVLSIDYKSPHLTMIELAKRYGDIFSLKVGSQRVVILNNAHLIREAYRGMHISHRPDFFSMQYLVGEKGFLTCKDEHKWQLHTAICKQAIRVMNSSNLWEKIHKEAMELVSVIDERGGKPFDPQFDLYIASLNIICNLVFGERYNNKDPELSEILDYSEEIIKVISPVHPVNAFPWLRHFPNKWFNALFRAKGKRDRILTKKYIEHVANFKEDNVTDMLYALLASTKEAVDSNNSDALDVLTPEHVITNMWLIFFAGTDTMANTLQWSLLYMAVFQKKQSKLQDELDNTLGKDGRVSLENKRKLPYLQAVIWEILRYCSLSVLGVPHAAAIDTHVSGYFIPKGTQVMANFWAIHHNEQYWDEPHEFMPERFLTPEGHLRGLSDFPFFMPFSTGQRRCMGQTIAQAELLVLLGTLLQKFTFELPEDVEADLEGEAMFSLIPKPYKIIARRRDV; from the exons agTAATTTAACAGAGATCGACCAAACGACTAAGATGCTAATTACGGCATCGCTTTGTGGAACTGCCCTGGCGTTCTACTACCTGAAAGAGCAGTATGATTACAGAATTCAGAGAGTACCACCAGGGCCGACCTCCATACCCTTCATAGGCAACGTCCTCAGCATCGACTACAAGTCGCCCCATCTCACCATGATTGAACTAGCCAAGAGATACGGCGACATTTTCAGTCTCAAAGTGGGTTCTCAGAGGGTGGTGATTTTGAACAATGCACATCTGATAAGGGAAGCTTACAGAGGCATGCACATATCGCATCGACCAGATTTCTTCAGTATGCAGTACTTGGTAGGAGAGAAGGGCTTTCTAACGTGTAAAGACGAACACAAATGGCAGCTTCATACAGCAATATGTAAACAGGCCATTAGGGTCATGAACAGTTCTAACCTCTGGGAAAAGATTCACAAGGAAGCCATGGAGTTAGTCTCGGTCATCGACGAGAGGGGCGGTAAACCGTTCGACCCGCAATTCGACTTGTACATTGCCTCTTTAAACATTATCTGTAACCTTGTCTTCGGCGAGCGTTACAACAACAAAGATCCAGAACTGAGCGAAATATTGGATTATTCCGAGGAAATAATCAAAGTGATATCGCCCGTACACCCGGTCAATGCTTTCCCTTGGCTGAGACATTTCCCAAACAAATGGTTCAACGCACTTTTCAGAGCAAAAGGGAAGAGGGACAGAATTCTAACCAAGAAATACATTGAACATGTTGCAAATTTCAAAGAGGATAACGTAACCGACATGCTCTATGCTCTTCTGGCATCGACGAAAGAGGCAGTTGATTCCAACAACTCGGACGCTCTCGATGTACTGACACCGGAACATGTTATTACAAACATGTGGCTCATCTTCTTTGCAG GAACTGACACAATGGCAAACACATTGCAGTGGAGTCTTCTTTACATGGCTGTTTTCCAAAAGAAGCAGAGCAAGTTACAGGATGAGTTGGATAATACTCTGGGAAAAGATGGTCGTGTATCACtggaaaacaaaaggaaattaCCATATCTTC AGGCAGTCATCTGGGAGATTTTGAGGTACTGTTCCCTATCGGTTCTAGGTGTGCCCCATGCAGCTGCTATTGATACCCATGTGAGTGGCTACTTCATCCCTAAAG GAACGCAAGTAATGGCCAACTTTTGGGCAATTCACCATAACGAACAGTACTGGGATGAACCACATGAATTCATGCCAGAGAGGTTTCTTACTCCGGAGGGGCACTTACGCGGTTTGAGCGACTTCCCTTTCTTCATGCCCTTCTCAACGGGACAGAGGCGGTGTATGGGACAGACGATCGCACAGGCCGAACTTCTGGTACTCCTAGGGACCCTCCTACAAAAGTTTACTTTTGAACTACCTGAAGATGTAGAAGCAGACTTGGAGGGCGAGGCGATGTTTTCTCTCATTCCTAAACCGTACAAGATCATAGCTCGAAGACGGGATGTATGA